The Drosophila yakuba strain Tai18E2 chromosome X, Prin_Dyak_Tai18E2_2.1, whole genome shotgun sequence DNA segment GTTTACATGTATTTTTGGCATTAGTTAATACGGAAAGCAACGGAGATGGAGAGAGACAGAGCTAAAGGCAGTGAAAGAGACAGAGAAAGAAGAGAATGTAACGCTTTTTGAACTACTTATTGATAATTGAAGATTGTTTTAATGAACTATTAATGTGCGTGTATTTATGAACAAATTaactataattataaataaataaatgtgagcCTTTTACttcaaaagcaaaactttgATCGTGTCAATTATTCATAAAATGCAGATTCAACGATACCACTTTGTGGAAAATTTGGGTATTTGGTCCTGGAAAAAAATGAGAATCACCACAAACAAACCCTTCTAAATGAAACCAAGAGTATTCcgttttctatatatattttatccacaattttcatttgttacttattatttgcttttttaactgcaaaatgcatttcGCTTTTACATCAAGTTGTATTTTGGTTTctcgcttctttttttctgaAATGATAACACATACGTATATGTCCTTAAATATTATGCGACCATTTCTCTAGGCTAAGATTTCCATGTTTCGGGTATGGATCGTGGATCTTGGACTGGTTTGCCGGACGCGCGTCCTGCCGCGTGTATGTACAGTGTCTCCCTGTGGGTTTTCAGCTGGATTGGGGCAGATAAGTGGATTAAGTGGAGGCTAGTGGTCTTCCGGTTGGTTAGTGGTGGTAGCTTATCCAAGTGCGACAAATGCGAGTATTCAATATGCGGGGAGTAGCTGCTGCTAGTGGATAGATTTAGTCAAGAGTTGGTTAAGGGTGGGCtggatcgatcgatcgatcgatcggatcggatcgatCATCTGGTGAAtggttgtttgtttttggttttttctcctttcttttttttttttttgttttgattttttggtGCATGTTGTGCGCTGCAAAGCTTTCTGAAAGCAATCGTGACACATGCAACATTTTGCGTACTCGTACTAAGTAATTTGCTTTACACTTCGTTTGAACGGAAAACAAAGGCTTGTGACTCTAGCTAATTTTACATTACACTTGAAGAAATTTTGCTAATTTTCATACATGTGTTAttttatagatatatatatatttggtttttttaaataaattctttcCTTCACTGCAAGCCTGGAgactacaaaaaatatttatagttatcATCGCGGCTTTACTTAGCGTCTTCTCAATTTGGTTTTGGATTATATGCAGTTTGATCCGAGTGTCAAGCATTATAAAAATAGAGCATCCATCGATCTGATCTGGGAGGTGAGTACTATTCATCATGCAATCTGGTAaggtttttagtttttttggttttttgtttcttgttcTTTGTTTCGCTAGGAAAAGGCCATTGAAAGAATTGAAAAtggttctgttctgttcttttAGGTTCTGCGATTAAATATTATTGGAGTGTATGACTTGAGTGGTCTGACTGGCTGTGCGAGGAGAATCTGTGGCTCCAATTTCGACTTGCATCTTTCATTCTCGGGTTTGATCACAGCTTTTACAATTCTaatgatatacatatgtacgtgtgAGTGGTAGATTGTGTATgggttgtgtgtgtttggagCACAGTGCGGTCAACTTTTGTATTCGCACCGAAAATACTAGATACGAGTATGTATCTCGTAGGtatatatacatgcatataaaCATGAtgagacaaaaaaaaaaaacgtacatatttatcttatttttgtttgcagaTGTGTTGCAGTATATGCAcctaatttctttttatatgtaaatatttataatacttTCGCAAAGATGCACGAAGAAAATGCATTCTGACCGACATTACATACACATAATTACACTTAAGAGTTcgtttttttcatttattttacttttgtttttgtatttgttttcattttcagtttaCTTCTGTTCGAGAAAGCTGCCATTCTTGACTTGATTCATAATTTAATATAGATCTTCTTggtattttaaaaaagtaatacAAAATATGTTTGGTTTTccttcatttattttcattacgATTATTATTCCGTTTTAGATTCGCTtggcatatatatatatatgaaaaatgtaGGTAAGAAGGCATGTTAGATATATGTTTCTTattcatttttctttaatactCGCTTTCTGCGCTTTTAACTATTTACGTTTAGTtggtaaaataatttttagtaAAATTCACTACGACTCTCTGCACGACACACTTAATTACgctctatatataaatattcgtaaagaattagaaaaaaaaaaatatgtaaaaacaaaacaaaaattacacaTTTAACAGCTTGGGGAGCGAAGAGAGCTTTGGGGGGGTGGGGGTTTTCGGGCATCAGAATCGGTCACATCAGGAGGAGATGCGGCCAGGAGGCTGGGCTGGCGAAGATGAATCTCTCTTCCTTCTTTTTGGGCTATTTTCGTATGCAACAACATTGAACAGTGCTTAAATGTGATTTCTTCTGGTATTTTTGTATAATCGTTATACGTATTCCATATTCCTATATGCGGTACGTAGATCTAGGCATATGCTATAAATTTTATGTAACTAGTTGGCTGCtgtgccgctgctgctgccgctcctGTTGCTCCTCCAGCTTCAGCTGCATAGTTGCTTTTAGGAAATTCGCAGCCCGCTGCACCTTGATTACTTGGTTAAGATGGGgggaaaatgcacaaaaatttGTCCGCTTCTCGGGTCCGCCTACGATTTCGACTGTCCGCCGGAcggtttgtttggttttgctcGCCTTGAGTGGCCTCCAGTCCCGTTtatccttgtccttgtccttgtcctcgtccttatccttatcctcATCCTTTATGCCTTCGTTGTACTCCGTACTTTATCGGACTCTAGTTAACTTTGTCATGGTTAAACACTCTTCGCTGttaatttcggtttttgcttttgtttagccttttgtttgtttgctaatgctgctggttttgtttttgtttctttatttttagctatttgtttttcatttactttaaatttaatttaaataatgtttatatatagatGTTTTTGCTATACAACTATAGCTTGGtatgtaataatatttaaaaaaaaaataatagattaACGTAAATTGTTTACTCTACTCTCTACAATttcatctctctctctcgtcgTCCGTGTCTCGGAATCTATCTGTGCTTCCCATCGTTTCTCACGTATCATATATATCATATTATATCATATCAGGACGAACATCTAGTCGAAGAAAGTTACAACTCCAATTTGCAATggtaaaacataaaattattCTGTATACAAGTTGTTTCCTCGTCCGCTTTCCGGTCCAAAGACTATGTTGGTAGTGGTAGCCTACTCCGAGTCCGGTTCACGTTCATCGAAGCCAGCCAAATCCACCGTCTGCAGCATTCCACGCGAATATGCGTATTCGATGAGTGCCAGGTGACAGAACACATACTGATCGGGCATCTGAATGGAGTAGGCTCGCTGCGATCGTATCTTCTCAACGGTGCCGCGTATGTCCGCCGTGCCCACGTCCTCCAGGCGCGATATGCAAATGTCCAGGGTGATGAATGTACCTGCGTGAAGAAGTTCGGTTAGTAAATCTGACGGCGATTGTCTACAATGTCAACGACTCACCTGTGCGTCCAATGCCTGCACTGCAGTGTACCACAATGGGCGGTCCACGTGGATGACCCGCCCAGGTGTCGCCCAGTCCTTGGACGAGCTGCGCCTGCTTCTCACGCACCTTCTGCAGGAAGTTCAGCATGGCCATGGCCGAGCTGGGCACACCATAGTCCGGCCAGCTGGTGAACTGCCAATGTGAGACATTGCGAACTTCGTCAGTCTGTTGGCGAAATGACACAGTGATTACATTATAATATACGCTATTGTTGCCTTATTTAGAGAGCTTCACCTTTATGTTTCTCAATTCTAACGAGGCAACCATATAGTCCTCGTTGCACTCAACGCTAATTGTTCGCACATGGTAGTCGCCAAACTCTAAGGAACTTTCTTCAGTCGGCTCCCAGTACTGGCCGCATTTCACGCGTCCGCGCTCCATCACGCGCGTCGTCATCACTATAACTAAACAATGTTGCTCCCAGATCATGCGCCAAAAGTCCTGGGATGTCTTTGGTAATGGACCTGCAAATTAAACTCCATTAGCTTACAGTTCAAACATATGATTAAGTGTATGTCATCGCTCACCTTGAGTTGAAATATAGGCATTCTTTTGTTTGTAGCCATCGACGAAATTCGCATTTATATAATCCGACGGCTCGTCGCCGTCTTCGTTTGCCAGCACCACTCGACTGTGATCGTAGCAGAGGACGTCTGTGTAGCGATTCTTGGTCAGATTAGCACGCATTCTGCAAGGATGCGGGAAGGTAAATTAGCTGACATCTGGAATTAAGATTGCATTGATTCTTACCTCGCATGCAGGAAGGTGCCCTCGGGCGCCCTATTCCGAATGTCCGCGTACTCCTTAATCAGCCCGTGGCGTCCGCGCTGCTTCACCATCTGAACGATCTGATCAATGGGCTTGGGATCGCCCTCCTGGCCGGCGAGACTATCATCGTCACTAAAGCCGGACGAGGCGCTGCTGGGCGGATTCTCTGACCAGAACTCGCCGCCGCcattggtggtggtggtggtgccagcagctgctccgGCTGCTCCAGCAGCTGTGGTGGCGTTCGTGATGGTACTATTGTTGTCCGCGGTACCACTCGTATTGAGCTTGAGGGGATTAGCCGCTGTGActgcactgctgctgctgctgttgttcgCCGCCTGTCGGTGGCTTGGACTCAGTCCGTTGATTGTGATATTTTCGTTGGGTTCCGTCGCCGtcgctgccgttgctgctgcagttacTCCGCCAGCTGTCGAGCCAGCTGGACCGACACCATTGCTGACTGTCACCACGGTGGTATTATTATCGCCCAACTGGTGGACGGCGCTGATTATCGTGGCTGCCGTTGTCGCGGCCTCCGTTTCCGTGCCATTGGTGGACACAATCGCTGATCCAGCTGCTGAACCGGATCCGGATCCACCGCCCACACCCACGATATTGGCCAGCAGCTCGTCCTCACGATTCGTCATCGATTGGCGGCAGCTGAGCAACCATGTGGCGTGATCGACCTCCAGCGTGCCACCCAAGTGAATGGGCAGCGCCTTGCGCGGCACGTGCAGCGCCAACTGAGGCACCGATACAGTGAACACTCGCTCGCGCAGCTTCTCGCGCACAAACAGACGCAGGATCTTGAAGGGTGCCTTGAACCACAGTGGCGCCGTCACGATCAGCACCTTCTTCAGACGCGCCGGATAGCCGCCCTGCAAGGATCAAACAATGGTTCTGTGATTAGTGCTAGGTTCGTAAAGGCGAAGTTAGATTTTCTGTGATAgcttcgttttttttaaaactctcGATAGAACTTCTCTAGTTAGAACTTCTtgtgtatttaaatgtttccTAACAATCTGCTTACAAAATCTCATTAAATCGCTATCCTTTGATCAATTACTAGTGCATCTCTCAATGGCCATGGTGCTCagtatatttttaattagttgcGCCATTTCTTATTGACTTCATTTACTAATTGACACACGAAAGGCATGATTAAAAGTAAGATTAATGTACATTGAACTGTAAGCAGCTAATTAGAGAAGCATGCAGCAATTTTCCAGGAAGTTTTCAAAGATATACAATGTACATGTATGTACGTTCGATGGAAAACTCATCGTATTTCATTTTACGTGGAATCAATTTGTGACAGTTGACATTTGTGCTTAATGTTCAGTTTCGACCCTTGCACTTTTCCCCAGAACTGCGCAGCTTAGATTTTGCATTTGGTATAGCAATGGGTAGATGGGTGGAAATGTCCACGCGTAGCTGTAGTCAGTTTCCAGGGAAACCTTTGTGCAATAAAGCAAGTTGTGGTTCCGGCTAAAAActttgcatttattaattaacaCGCAACGCAATGAAATGCTTTGGTTTCAGCTCCCCATCGTCAGTTCCTTTGAAAAACATGGAGATAACAACCTTTCACTGAACTTTCAATTACAGACATTTCCATCTATCGGATGATCCAAAATGAGTTGTAAACAGAAG contains these protein-coding regions:
- the LOC6525937 gene encoding tyrosine-protein phosphatase non-receptor type 9 isoform X4, with product MTNREDELLANIVGVGGGSGSGSAAGSAIVSTNGTETEAATTAATIISAVHQLGDNNTTVVTVSNGVGPAGSTAGGVTAAATAATATEPNENITINGLSPSHRQAANNSSSSSAVTAANPLKLNTSGTADNNSTITNATTAAGAAGAAAGTTTTTNGGGEFWSENPPSSASSGFSDDDSLAGQEGDPKPIDQIVQMVKQRGRHGLIKEYADIRNRAPEGTFLHARMRANLTKNRYTDVLCYDHSRVVLANEDGDEPSDYINANFVDGYKQKNAYISTQGPLPKTSQDFWRMIWEQHCLVIVMTTRVMERGRVKCGQYWEPTEESSLEFGDYHVRTISVECNEDYMVASLELRNIKTDEVRNVSHWQFTSWPDYGVPSSAMAMLNFLQKVREKQAQLVQGLGDTWAGHPRGPPIVVHCSAGIGRTGTFITLDICISRLEDVGTADIRGTVEKIRSQRAYSIQMPDQYVFCHLALIEYAYSRGMLQTVDLAGFDEREPDSE
- the LOC6525937 gene encoding tyrosine-protein phosphatase non-receptor type 9 isoform X3, coding for MVHLYQRRRNREQAVKQFIDLCNNLGANCSTTTATSPSASSSSASSTQNLIAVVPPQLQQLQVQLPAPGGGAGAGGGGGGGGGGGGGATPVRRHISHTTAVKFLYARKFDIPRAVSLYEQHEQIRLKEYLYNIDPDVEPLRSELQTGKFTILPARTSSGAAIALFTANRHSPLSVSHTTTLQGIVYQLDSALQDSETQRAGLVFIYDMSGSKYSNFDYDLSQKILTLLKGGYPARLKKVLIVTAPLWFKAPFKILRLFVREKLRERVFTVSVPQLALHVPRKALPIHLGGTLEVDHATWLLSCRQSMTNREDELLANIVGVGGGSGSGSAAGSAIVSTNGTETEAATTAATIISAVHQLGDNNTTVVTVSNGVGPAGSTAGGVTAAATAATATEPNENITINGLSPSHRQAANNSSSSSAVTAANPLKLNTSGTADNNSTITNATTAAGAAGAAAGTTTTTNGGGEFWSENPPSSASSGFSDDDSLAGQEGDPKPIDQIVQMVKQRGRHGLIKEYADIRNRAPEGTFLHARMRANLTKNRYTDVLCYDHSRVVLANEDGDEPSDYINANFVDGYKQKNAYISTQGPLPKTSQDFWRMIWEQHCLVIVMTTRVMERGRVKCGQYWEPTEESSLEFGDYHVRTISVECNEDYMVASLELRNIKTDEVRNVSHWQFTSWPDYGVPSSAMAMLNFLQKVREKQAQLVQGLGDTWAGHPRGPPIVVHCSAGIGRTGTFITLDICISRLEDVGTADIRGTVEKIRSQRAYSIQMPDQYVFCHLALIEYAYSRGMLQTVDLAGFDEREPDSE
- the LOC6525937 gene encoding tyrosine-protein phosphatase non-receptor type 9 isoform X2 — encoded protein: MPDASMFIHITSSTVKMEAEQQEFAVKQFIDLCNNLGANCSTTTATSPSASSSSASSTQNLIAVVPPQLQQLQVQLPAPGGGAGAGGGGGGGGGGGGGATPVRRHISHTTAVKFLYARKFDIPRAVSLYEQHEQIRLKEYLYNIDPDVEPLRSELQTGKFTILPARTSSGAAIALFTANRHSPLSVSHTTTLQGIVYQLDSALQDSETQRAGLVFIYDMSGSKYSNFDYDLSQKILTLLKGGYPARLKKVLIVTAPLWFKAPFKILRLFVREKLRERVFTVSVPQLALHVPRKALPIHLGGTLEVDHATWLLSCRQSMTNREDELLANIVGVGGGSGSGSAAGSAIVSTNGTETEAATTAATIISAVHQLGDNNTTVVTVSNGVGPAGSTAGGVTAAATAATATEPNENITINGLSPSHRQAANNSSSSSAVTAANPLKLNTSGTADNNSTITNATTAAGAAGAAAGTTTTTNGGGEFWSENPPSSASSGFSDDDSLAGQEGDPKPIDQIVQMVKQRGRHGLIKEYADIRNRAPEGTFLHARMRANLTKNRYTDVLCYDHSRVVLANEDGDEPSDYINANFVDGYKQKNAYISTQGPLPKTSQDFWRMIWEQHCLVIVMTTRVMERGRVKCGQYWEPTEESSLEFGDYHVRTISVECNEDYMVASLELRNIKTDEVRNVSHWQFTSWPDYGVPSSAMAMLNFLQKVREKQAQLVQGLGDTWAGHPRGPPIVVHCSAGIGRTGTFITLDICISRLEDVGTADIRGTVEKIRSQRAYSIQMPDQYVFCHLALIEYAYSRGMLQTVDLAGFDEREPDSE
- the LOC6525937 gene encoding tyrosine-protein phosphatase non-receptor type 9 isoform X1 gives rise to the protein MQQTQWNKDRQEDRNNNSSSRSEQDSGCHRRLFLCIGKAVKQFIDLCNNLGANCSTTTATSPSASSSSASSTQNLIAVVPPQLQQLQVQLPAPGGGAGAGGGGGGGGGGGGGATPVRRHISHTTAVKFLYARKFDIPRAVSLYEQHEQIRLKEYLYNIDPDVEPLRSELQTGKFTILPARTSSGAAIALFTANRHSPLSVSHTTTLQGIVYQLDSALQDSETQRAGLVFIYDMSGSKYSNFDYDLSQKILTLLKGGYPARLKKVLIVTAPLWFKAPFKILRLFVREKLRERVFTVSVPQLALHVPRKALPIHLGGTLEVDHATWLLSCRQSMTNREDELLANIVGVGGGSGSGSAAGSAIVSTNGTETEAATTAATIISAVHQLGDNNTTVVTVSNGVGPAGSTAGGVTAAATAATATEPNENITINGLSPSHRQAANNSSSSSAVTAANPLKLNTSGTADNNSTITNATTAAGAAGAAAGTTTTTNGGGEFWSENPPSSASSGFSDDDSLAGQEGDPKPIDQIVQMVKQRGRHGLIKEYADIRNRAPEGTFLHARMRANLTKNRYTDVLCYDHSRVVLANEDGDEPSDYINANFVDGYKQKNAYISTQGPLPKTSQDFWRMIWEQHCLVIVMTTRVMERGRVKCGQYWEPTEESSLEFGDYHVRTISVECNEDYMVASLELRNIKTDEVRNVSHWQFTSWPDYGVPSSAMAMLNFLQKVREKQAQLVQGLGDTWAGHPRGPPIVVHCSAGIGRTGTFITLDICISRLEDVGTADIRGTVEKIRSQRAYSIQMPDQYVFCHLALIEYAYSRGMLQTVDLAGFDEREPDSE